The following are encoded together in the Juglans microcarpa x Juglans regia isolate MS1-56 chromosome 2D, Jm3101_v1.0, whole genome shotgun sequence genome:
- the LOC121248687 gene encoding cytokinin dehydrogenase 3-like, which translates to MAGNFVLIPQYLTTVFIVSIFLVGLSDQGTTFFPPKDIADKFRNDPETLKLASTDYGHIVHEIPSTVFHPTSANEIATLVKSAFNSSVPIKIAARGHGHSVRGQAMSRNGVVINMTALNDLDHLRKAGSRISVSRSPSLGFYADVGGEQLWIDVLQTTLTHGLAPVSWTDYLYLTVGGTLSNAGISGQTFRFGPQISNVHEMDVITGKGDFVTCSAKVNSELYYAVLGGLGQFGIITRARIALEPAPKRVKWLRILYTNFSQFSKDQERLISSNNGRSTTSSHKNYGFDYVEGSLLLNQGPPDLSFYPKPDQPRISSLVTKYGIVFCLEVAKYYGDHTAPITVDKELEVLLKGLGFVPGFKFVKDVAVVDFLNRVASEEQGLRSKGLWDIPHPWLNIFIPKSRILEFESAVFGHMILKENIPAGLVLIYPTNRNKWNDKMSAVIPEEDVFYVVSMLRSSGNNNWEEFDAQNKLILKLCVRMGIKFKLYLSHYETQEDWRNHFGLKWATFQDRKAQFDPKHILAPGQKIFN; encoded by the exons ATGGCTGGAAACTTCGTCCTAATTCCACAATATTTGACGACCGTTTTCATTGTCAGCATCTTTCTGGTCGGGTTGTCGGACCAAGGGACAACCTTTTTCCCACCCAAAGACATTGCAGATAAGTTTCGTAACGACCCTGAGACCCTGAAACTAGCCTCTACAGATTATGGCCATATAGTTCATGAAATCCCATCAACAGTCTTTCATCCAACCTCTGCAAATGAAATTGCAACCTTAGTTAAATCCGCGTTCAACAGTTCTGTCCCCATTAAAATAGCCGCAAGAGGTCATGGCCATTCCGTACGAGGACAAGCTATGTCTCGTAACGGTGTTGTGATAAACATGACAGCCTTGAATGATCTTGATCATCTTAGAAAGGCCGGCTCTAGAATATCCGTCTCGAGGAGTCCGTCGTTGGGGTTTTACGCTGACGTTGGAGGGGAGCAGCTTTGGATAGACGTGTTGCAGACCACACTAACACATGGACTTGCACCGGTTTCGTGGACAGACTACTTGTATCTAACGGTCGGGGGGACTCTCTCCAATGCAGGGATCAGTGGGCAAACGTTTCGTTTCGGACCTCAGATCAGCAATGTTCATGAAATGGATGTTATCACAG GAAAAGGGGATTTTGTGACATGCTCCGCTAAGGTGAACTCGGAGCTATATTATGCTGTGCTTGGAGGTTTAGGCCAGTTTGGGATTATAACCAGAGCAAGAATAGCTCTAGAACCAGCTCCAAAAAGG GTTAAGTGGCTACGAATACTATACACCAACTTCTCTCAGTTTTCCAAAGACCAAGAACGTTTGATCTCATCAAATAATGGAAGATCAACGACCTCGTCACATAAGAATTATGGATTTGATTATGTAGAAGGTTCGCTTCTACTGAATCAAGGTCCTCCAGATCTTTCCTTTTATCCTAAACCTGACCAGCCAAGAATTTCTTCTTTGGTAACAAAATATGGAATCGTCTTCTGCCTAGAAGTCGCCAAATACTATGGTGATCACACTGCACCAATTACTGTGGACAAG gaactGGAAGTTTTGCTCAAGGGATTAGGGTTTGTTCCTGGATTTAAGTTCGTGAAAGATGTAGCAGTCGTAGACTTTCTGAATAGAGTTGCAAGTGAAGAGCAAGGCCTTAGATCGAAAGGTCTATGGGATATTCCTCATCCATGGttgaatatttttataccaAAATCTCGTATCTTGGAGTTCGAGTCCGCTGTTTTCGGGCATATGATTCTTAAAGAAAACATTCCAGCAGGACTCGTTCTAATTTACCCCACGAACCGAAACAA GTGGAATGATAAGATGTCAGCAGTAATACCGGAGGAGGATGTTTTCTACGTGGTAAGCATGTTGCGGTCAAGTGGAAACAATAACTGGGAGGAATTTGACGCCCAAAACAAATTGATATTAAAGCTTTGCGTTCGTATGGGCATCAAGTTCAAGCTCTATCTTTCACACTACGAAACACAAGAAGATTGGAGAAACCATTTTGGCTTGAAATGGGCAACTTTTCAAGACAGAAAAGCTCAGTTCGATCCAAAACATATATTAGCACCAGGACAGAAGATATTCAATTAG